A genomic stretch from Vibrio coralliilyticus includes:
- a CDS encoding 3'-5' exonuclease, which translates to MNWIQRRYWYHKLKGSPYQPLFASVQKGEYVSLDCETTSLDPKRAELVTIAATKIIDNRIITSQPFEVRLRAPQSLDSNSVKIHQIRHSDLADGIDEKQALTQLLAFVGNRPLVGYHIRYDKKILDLACKRQLGFPLPNPLIEVSQIYHDKLEKHLPNAYFDLSLEAICKHLDLPMQSKHDALQDAISAALVFVRLTKGDLPSLNFPYTR; encoded by the coding sequence ATGAACTGGATTCAGCGCCGTTACTGGTATCACAAATTGAAGGGCTCTCCTTATCAGCCCCTGTTTGCCTCAGTCCAAAAGGGTGAGTATGTCTCGCTCGACTGTGAAACCACCAGCTTAGATCCAAAGCGCGCCGAACTGGTCACCATCGCAGCGACCAAAATCATCGACAACCGCATTATCACCAGCCAACCTTTCGAAGTGAGATTAAGAGCTCCCCAATCGCTGGATTCTAATTCGGTCAAGATCCATCAGATTCGCCATTCAGATCTGGCCGATGGTATCGATGAAAAACAGGCACTGACACAGTTACTGGCTTTTGTCGGCAATCGGCCACTGGTGGGATACCACATTCGCTATGATAAGAAGATCCTAGACTTAGCTTGCAAACGTCAACTAGGGTTCCCTCTTCCCAACCCTTTGATTGAGGTCAGTCAGATTTACCACGACAAACTGGAGAAACACTTACCTAACGCCTATTTCGATCTGAGTCTAGAAGCCATTTGCAAGCATCTCGATTTACCGATGCAGAGTAAGCACGACGCTTTGCAAGACGCTATATCTGCTGCTTTAGTGTTTGTTCGCCTCACTAAGGGAGATCTACCCAGTTTGAATTTCCCCTACACTCGCTAA